The genomic DNA ATTGGGAGACGATGTCCCATGCTTGCGCCGTTTTGGAGGAGCTTCAAATACCTTACGAGAAGCAGGTGGTATCCGCACACCGCACGCCGGACTTGATGTTCGAGTTCGCGGAGCAGGCGGCAGGCCGCGGATTGAAGGTCATTATCGCCGGTGCCGGAGGAGCTGCGCATTTGCCGGGGATGGTCGCGTCGAAGACGGTGCTTCCCGTAATTGGCGTGCCAGTGAAATCGGCCGCTTTGAACGGACTCGACTCCCTGCTCTCCATCGTGCAAATGCCGGGCGGAATTCCGGTGGCAACGGTGGCGATCGGCAAAGCTGGCGCGATTAACGCCGGATTGCTGGCAGCGCAAATGATTGGAGCATTTGATCCGGCAGTGGCGTCTCGCGTACAGGAGCGCCGTGATCGGATTCGCGAAGAAGTGCTGGCCAGTTCGGCTGACCTGGGGGAGATCAAGTAATGAATCAGACCTCTCACACAGGAAATGGCACTCTGGATAAAGGCGAGATTCATGGATCTGAGCAGACCAAGCACTCGGAAAAAGTAATCCCGCCGGGTTCGACCATCGGCGTACTTGGCGGCGGACAGCTGGGGCGGATGATGACGCTGGCAGGGACGAACCTCGGTTACCGGTTCGTTACGCTCGATCCGACGCCGCATTCGCCATGCGGACAAGTAGCCGAGCAGATCGTCGCCGGCTATGACGATCAGGAAGCGGCGAAGAAGCTGGCAGAGCGGTCGGACGTCATCACGTACGAATTTGAAAACGTGGACGCCGGAGTGGCAGCGCTGCTTGAGGAGCTGTCGCACGTGCCGCAGGGTAGCCGGCTGCTCTATACGACGCAGCACCGCCTGCGCGAGAAGCGGGCCGTTGAAGCGGCGGGAGCTGCGGTGGCTCCCTACGCGGAGATTGGCAGCGAGCAGGAGCTGCGCGAGGCCGTAGCGCGGCTGGGCATCCCTAGCGTGCTGAAGACGGCAACCGGCGGCTACGACGGCAAAGGCCAATGGGTGATCCGCTCGGAAGCGGAAATCGGCCCTGCTTATGCTGAGCTGAGCAAAGCGGGCACCGAGCTCGTGCTGGAGCAATTCATACCCTTCGTGAAGGAATTGTCCGTCATTGCAGCCCGCAGCCCGCGCGGCGAAATCCGAACATTCCCGGTAGCGGAGAATATTCACGTCGATAATATTCTGCATGCCTCCATCGTGCCGGCGAGAATCGATCAGGAAGTACAGCGCGAAGCGGAACGGCTCGCTTCACGGATTGCGGAGTCGATGGAAGCCGTCGGCCTCCTCGCCGTCGAGATGTTCCTGACCGGGGACGGACGGATCTACGTGAACGAGCTGGCGCCGCGCCCGCATAATTCGGGGCATTATACGATGGAGGCCTGCATAACGTCGCAATTCGAGCAGCATGTCCGGGCGGTCTGCAATTTGCCGCTCGGCGAGGCGAAGCTGCTCACGCCGGTCGTTATGGTGAATGTGCTTGGTGAGCATGTCGAAGCTGTAACGGAAGCCGTCGCGACGGGACGCTGGGGCGGAGTTGAAGCAGGCAGCACCGCATTGGCGAACGTTGTGCCGAAGGTGCATTTGTACGGTAAGGCCGGATCGGCCGCCAAACGAAAAATGGGACATGTCAACGTGCTGTGCAGCGATGTTCAGGACGCGGTTGATTTTATACAGCAAACTACAATTTGGAGGAATCAACTCATATGATCGAACGTTACAGCAGACCCGAAATGAGAGCGATCTGGACCGAGGAGAACAAGTTCAAAGCGTGGCTGGAAGTGGAAATCTGCGCGTGCGAGGCTTGGGCTGAACTCGGGGTTATTCCGAAAGAGGACGCAGCACTGCTGCGTCAGAATGCCTCCTTCGATATGGACCGCATTTACGAAATCGAGCAGGAGACCCGCCATGATGTGATCGCGTTTACCCGAGCCGTATCGGAAAGCCTGGGAGCAGAACGCAAATGGGTGCATTACGGCCTGACCTCCACAGACGTTGTGGATACCGCTCTAGGTTATCTGCTGAAACAAGCGAATGAGATACTCGAACAAGATATTGTGAACTTCATCGAAATCCTCCGTGAAAAAGCCATTGCCTACAAGAATACACCGATGATGGGCCGTACCCATGGCGTACATGCGGAGCCGACGACGTTCGGTCTGAAGATGGCCTTGTGGCATGAGGAAATGAAAAGGAACCTGGAACGGTTCCGCCGGGCCGCAGACGGCGTCCAGTTCGGCAAAATCTCCGGCGCCGTTGGCACTTATGCGAATATCGACCCGTTTGTCGAGGAATACGTCTGCAAGAAGCTGGGCACGAAGCCGGCGCCGATTTCGACGCAGACGCTGCAGCGCGACCGCCATGCCGAATACATGGCGACGCTGGCGCTGATCGCGACATCGCTCGATAAATTTGCGACCGAAGTCCGCGCTCTGCAGAAGAGCGAGTTCCGGGAAGTCGAGGAAGCCTTTGCCAAAGGCCAAAAGGGCTCCTCAGCGATGCCGCACAAGCGCAACCCGATCGGCAGCGAGAACATTTCCGGTTTGTCCCGCGTCATCCGCGGCCATATGGTGTCCGCTTACGAGAACGTGACGCTGTGGCATGAGCGCGATATCTCGCATTCCTCGGTCGAACGCGTCATTCTGCCGGATGCTACGATGCTGCTCAACTACATGCTGAACCGCTTCGGCAATATCGTGAAGAACTTGACGGTCTTCCCAGAGAATATGAAGCGCAACATGAGCCGCACGTTCGGCGTTCCGTTCTCCGGACGCGTGATGACGAAGCTGATCGACAAAGGCTTCAGCCGCGAGCAGGCTTACGACACGGTTCAGCCCCGGGCGATGCAGGCCTGGGAGACGCAGCGCCAGTTCCGCGAGCTGATCGAGGAGACGCCGGAAATTACGGCCGTTCTAAGCAAAGAAGATATTGAGGATGCTTTTGATTCGTCCTGGCACTTGAAGCATGTAGACACGATTTTCCGCAAGCTCGGATTGTCTGAATAACTACGAAGCGGGAGGGGCTGGAACAATGGCATCACAAGCAATTTCAACCGCAGTGGAGCTGGTGAATGCGCCGCTGCTGTATAAAGGCAAAGTCCGCGAGCTGTACGATTTGGGGGAGCACTTCCTGATCGTGGTGACGGATCGCATTTCCGCTTTCGATTACGTGCTCGAGCCGGCCGTGCCGGACAAGGGCAATGTGCTCAACCGCTTAAGCGCCCATTGGTTCTCGCTAACCGGCGGACTGATTGGCAATCATGTCATCCATACCGATATAGATCGCCTTGGCGATGCGGTGAAGCCGGAGCACAAGCACCTGCTGAAGGATCGGATTATGGTGGCCCGGAAAGCGGAGCGGATTCCTATTGAATGCGTTGTGCGCGGTTACGTAACGGGCAGCGGCTGGAGGCAGTATGAAGCAACCGGCGAGATTAACGGCACGAAGCTGCCGGAAGGTCTGCGGAAGAACGCCAAGCTGCCAGGGCCGATTTTTACGCCTGCTGCAAAGAACGATGTCGGCCATGACGAGGATATTTCCTTTGAACGGATGGCGGGGCTGGTCGGAACGGATCTGGCTGAGCAGCTGCGCAGCCGGAGCCTCGAATTGTACGAGTTCGCGCGGCGGTATTGCGATGAGCGGGGAATCATCCTCGCGGACTGCAAGCTGGAATTCGGCACCGTGGACGGCGAGCTGATCCTGATCGACGAAATTTTCACCCCGGACGCCGCGCGCTTCTGGGCCAAGGAAAATTACGCGCTCGACACGGATATCGACAGCATGGATAAAGAGCCTGTACGAACTTATTTGGCTGGCTCCGGCTGGGACAAGAACAGCAGGCCGGCGCCATTGCCCCCTTCGGTCGTTGATGAGACGGCCCGGCGTTACCTTGACATTTATGCCCGCCTGACGGGCG from Paenibacillus woosongensis includes the following:
- a CDS encoding phosphoribosylaminoimidazolesuccinocarboxamide synthase gives rise to the protein MASQAISTAVELVNAPLLYKGKVRELYDLGEHFLIVVTDRISAFDYVLEPAVPDKGNVLNRLSAHWFSLTGGLIGNHVIHTDIDRLGDAVKPEHKHLLKDRIMVARKAERIPIECVVRGYVTGSGWRQYEATGEINGTKLPEGLRKNAKLPGPIFTPAAKNDVGHDEDISFERMAGLVGTDLAEQLRSRSLELYEFARRYCDERGIILADCKLEFGTVDGELILIDEIFTPDAARFWAKENYALDTDIDSMDKEPVRTYLAGSGWDKNSRPAPLPPSVVDETARRYLDIYARLTGERLF
- the purE gene encoding 5-(carboxyamino)imidazole ribonucleotide mutase translates to MSAQAQVAVIMGSTSDWETMSHACAVLEELQIPYEKQVVSAHRTPDLMFEFAEQAAGRGLKVIIAGAGGAAHLPGMVASKTVLPVIGVPVKSAALNGLDSLLSIVQMPGGIPVATVAIGKAGAINAGLLAAQMIGAFDPAVASRVQERRDRIREEVLASSADLGEIK
- the purK gene encoding 5-(carboxyamino)imidazole ribonucleotide synthase — its product is MNQTSHTGNGTLDKGEIHGSEQTKHSEKVIPPGSTIGVLGGGQLGRMMTLAGTNLGYRFVTLDPTPHSPCGQVAEQIVAGYDDQEAAKKLAERSDVITYEFENVDAGVAALLEELSHVPQGSRLLYTTQHRLREKRAVEAAGAAVAPYAEIGSEQELREAVARLGIPSVLKTATGGYDGKGQWVIRSEAEIGPAYAELSKAGTELVLEQFIPFVKELSVIAARSPRGEIRTFPVAENIHVDNILHASIVPARIDQEVQREAERLASRIAESMEAVGLLAVEMFLTGDGRIYVNELAPRPHNSGHYTMEACITSQFEQHVRAVCNLPLGEAKLLTPVVMVNVLGEHVEAVTEAVATGRWGGVEAGSTALANVVPKVHLYGKAGSAAKRKMGHVNVLCSDVQDAVDFIQQTTIWRNQLI
- the purB gene encoding adenylosuccinate lyase, encoding MIERYSRPEMRAIWTEENKFKAWLEVEICACEAWAELGVIPKEDAALLRQNASFDMDRIYEIEQETRHDVIAFTRAVSESLGAERKWVHYGLTSTDVVDTALGYLLKQANEILEQDIVNFIEILREKAIAYKNTPMMGRTHGVHAEPTTFGLKMALWHEEMKRNLERFRRAADGVQFGKISGAVGTYANIDPFVEEYVCKKLGTKPAPISTQTLQRDRHAEYMATLALIATSLDKFATEVRALQKSEFREVEEAFAKGQKGSSAMPHKRNPIGSENISGLSRVIRGHMVSAYENVTLWHERDISHSSVERVILPDATMLLNYMLNRFGNIVKNLTVFPENMKRNMSRTFGVPFSGRVMTKLIDKGFSREQAYDTVQPRAMQAWETQRQFRELIEETPEITAVLSKEDIEDAFDSSWHLKHVDTIFRKLGLSE